The Nostoc sp. 'Peltigera membranacea cyanobiont' N6 genome contains the following window.
AACAACCGTGTCGAACGCTTGTTTATGAAATGCAGCGATTTCTTTTCGACCCTTGAGATGCGTGCCCTCGAACGTGATGAAATCGGCAGTTTCGCTGAACGGGGCAGCGAAGCCTTCGCCGCTACCTCGATTCCAAGCATCAATCATTTGGCGATGGAAAGCACGGATTGCTGACTCGTCAGTAGTAGTGGTGGTTTGAACTGTTTGTGAATTCATAGTTTTGAGTTTTCCTTTTAAGTGATGGACGAAAGGCTGGCAGGCTTGCGACCGGCAATTCGTTTATCAACAGTGTGAAGCTCACTGTTACTGCCAGGTCAAGCGAGCAGGCGCAACGATTCATTCCAGAGCCGATCGGCATTGTCTGGGTTCAGGGCGTAGGGGGCAACTCCGCTCATATAGCCGTTCCCGTTGGTGACGAGAGTGGCTTCATTGCAGTCCTCGAAATAGCGTCCGCCAACGCCCTTTAGTAACCCAGAGGTTGCCAACAGAACGGAAGTTGCCGCACCCTGGGCTATTGTCTTCTGCCGCTCAGGTGGGGTTCTAAGACCGCCCGTATGACGCTGGAGGCTGGTTGCGATCGCACCAGGCATCAAGGCATTAGCGGTGATGCCATCACTGAACCAACGTGCAGTAGCACCCACAGCAAAGAGGATACTTGCGGTCTTGGACTGTCCATAGGCCAACCACGGATCGTAAGGACGGAACATGAAGTGAATATCATCGAACACAATGGGCGACATCAGGTGTCCGCTAGAACTAACCAACACGATCCGGGCGGCACCCTCTGCTGCGAGAGCGTCGTGTAGTCCGAGCGCTAGGGCAAAGTGTCCGAGATAGTTAGTGGCAAATTGCATCTCCCAGTCTTCGGGTGTGCGCTGTTCGGGCAATGCCATTACCCCTGCATTATTAACGAGGATGTGCAGCGGCTCACGCCAGGCAGCAATGAACTTGGCAATTGAGTTGCGATCGCTTAAATCAAGCGGAGCAACATGAATATTCCGACTTGATTTGCTGCTGTTTTTTCGATCGCCACTCTCAATTCCTCAATGATTAACTCGTGGGCTTCCAATAACCGCGACAACATCACGGGTACTTCCTCAACGCCGTTGGGCGGACGCTTAATTTTAGTGACTTCTGCCACATGACGTGGATCAGCGATCGCCACACCTCCCAGTGTTTGTACCCGTTCACCTAGTGCATCAATTAACTCAATTTGTTCGCTGGCGTGTTTGTCGAGCAACAGATGTAGTTGATAAAACGTATGTCCGCGCATCAACCAGTGATGTTTCTTGTAAAGGTGATAGAGAATAATCGTATCTGCCAAAATCTGATTCTTGTCGTCCGTATAGAAGTTATGAAATACTCCCCGCTGAAATACTTGTTAAGATAAGCACTAAAAACCTTAATTATTTGCAGCAACAATGGCTGCCATTATCTGCTCAACAGTCCAGCGATCGAGATAGCGAATTCCATTAATAAACAGTGCTGGGGCAGCCGTTACTCCACTGTATAATCCACTTTCAATATCTTCATTGATGCGATCGATGTAGACTTTTTTAGATATATCTTGCAGAAATTGGGAAATATCAAGTCCTAGATTATTGGCGTACTCCACCAGATAGCCATTTCCCAACTCTTGTTGATGGCTGAACAGCATTTCATGCATTGGCCAAAATTGACCTTGGATAGCAGCTGCTTCAGCCGCTTCAGCCGCACGTTGAGCATGAGAATGAATCTCTATCTGTGGAAAATGACGGAAGATGAAGCATAAATAATTCTCCCCCAAAGAAACACTAAGCTGTCGTCCAATGACTTTAATCAGCCTGTAAACGTCCGCACTTTGAGAACATTCATAGTCCCCATACATAACCAGCACTACTGTGGCATTCAGCACACCTTTTATGCGATCTTGTATTGAAGGTGGGACGAATAACAAACTGCGATCGCGGTCAAAACTCACTGAGACCTCCAAAGAAGAAAATGCTCATCGTCAGCGATCTCTTCTGAAATCCTTGTACTACCTGAGCTAAAATCTAGTTTTTGGAAAGGTCTAAGTCATTCAGAAGAAAATTAGATGGTGCGTTAATAAAATGTAATAAATTATACCAGAAACCCCACTTCCATTCCTCTCCCCGTTAGCGTCAGCCTGCCGTTAGGCAAGGGTCGAGAGGCTTTGAAATTCCCATTCCCTTCTAGGGAAGGGGGGTTAGGTTTCCGAGCCTCAGAAGTTACCAAAAATACTTTTCAAACATCCTCTAAGGTCGACTTTATCCAAAATTAAGAACTCGGTTTTCTTTATCCGCCAAAAATCCTGGCTTTTTGGCAAATACTTTTTCCACTTTCATTGATTATCAATGAAGTTAAAAAAGTAAAACTACCGTCACACAAAGGTTTTAGCGATAGCGTTCGTGCAACGACTCCGCAGGAGTATCGCGTTGCGAAAAAATGGATAAAATCGAGCTAAGGCTTAAATACACCTTGGATAGCAGCTTGCTAGCAAAGTTTTTTTCTTATCTAGAGCAGCATTTCTATTTTGAGATTGAGTTTGTTTGGTGTTGTGATTAATTTTCAGGGCATCGTCTCCTAATGTATTGTGCTTTTTAATCTCTGTGTTCAAGATAGGTGCATTCAGATTATTCTCTAGAGTCACACCCTGATTGATTTTGGCAATAGCAGAGTTTCCAGAGAAAGCTATTGCGCCAACGATTACGACTCCTAAACCTTTAGCTAAATTCCAAACATCCATAATTGTATTCCGCCTTTTTTACCAATTTGAAATATTCTTTGGCATCAATTAACTAGAGGATTTCGCCGCCAGTGAGCAACTAAAAGTTTACATACTTTTGTTGAAGCTTTGGAGGCTTTCTGTATAAATATATGCAATTAACTCTAACTTGTCGTCCCCTAAAAGTTGAAACTTTTACTCAATATAGTGATTGATAAATCAGTCCATCTCAAAATGGAATGTTGGCTCCAACTAAAGTTGAAATTTGGATTCCAACTTTAGTACAACTTACTTACAAATTGACAATCCCTCGTTTAACAGCAATAATCACGGCTTGAGTGCGATCGCAGGGTTAGCGCGTCTCAAACCCTATTGACAGGAGGATCGTAGTATGGAATTCGAGTTTGAAATAGCTGCCGCCAGCACAGAAAGCATGTAGCGATAGTTCATAGCGGCTCGCCGTGTCTTTTGGCGAATACTACTCTTACTACTTATGACTTGTCAAGCTGTTAACAAATAAGATGCGTTTGCTCTGCGCCCTGAACCATTACACTTACTCTGTCTTTTTGGGAATATGTCACTGGGTATATTTTTAACCGCTTATTTTCTCTAACTAATGAAAAAATGAGCTAACCCGGAGTAATTATTTATTAACTGTCTTAACTGTCTTAACTGTCCATTTAAGTGACTTAAACTGCTATTGCATTTTATTGATAAACCTGAGATTATCTGTTTATTAAAATAAAATTGTGAAAAACAAGAAAATAAAAATACTTCTACTTTTCGTTAGGCTAAATAACTTTTATTGCTATTTATAATCT
Protein-coding sequences here:
- a CDS encoding Dps family protein, whose protein sequence is MADTIILYHLYKKHHWLMRGHTFYQLHLLLDKHASEQIELIDALGERVQTLGGVAIADPRHVAEVTKIKRPPNGVEEVPVMLSRLLEAHELIIEELRVAIEKTAANQVGIFMLLRLI
- a CDS encoding SDR family NAD(P)-dependent oxidoreductase; this translates as MESGDRKNSSKSSRNIHVAPLDLSDRNSIAKFIAAWREPLHILVNNAGVMALPEQRTPEDWEMQFATNYLGHFALALGLHDALAAEGAARIVLVSSSGHLMSPIVFDDIHFMFRPYDPWLAYGQSKTASILFAVGATARWFSDGITANALMPGAIATSLQRHTGGLRTPPERQKTIAQGAATSVLLATSGLLKGVGGRYFEDCNEATLVTNGNGYMSGVAPYALNPDNADRLWNESLRLLA
- a CDS encoding DsbA family protein, which encodes MSFDRDRSLLFVPPSIQDRIKGVLNATVVLVMYGDYECSQSADVYRLIKVIGRQLSVSLGENYLCFIFRHFPQIEIHSHAQRAAEAAEAAAIQGQFWPMHEMLFSHQQELGNGYLVEYANNLGLDISQFLQDISKKVYIDRINEDIESGLYSGVTAAPALFINGIRYLDRWTVEQIMAAIVAANN